A section of the Triticum dicoccoides isolate Atlit2015 ecotype Zavitan chromosome 7A, WEW_v2.0, whole genome shotgun sequence genome encodes:
- the LOC119333343 gene encoding uncharacterized protein LOC119333343 → MNLVWAFGIGDPASPVSQLRRLISAAAPVVSPNPSFAVENYLVDTCGLTGAQALKASAKLNYLRSPSNPDAVLAFLVGLGLSSAHVAALVAKDPKFLCAGVERTLAPVVLGLTGLGLSHPEIARLVSLGGAQFRCRSIVSSLQYYLHLFGSAEKLFRALKYGSCLLSSDLELVIKPNVAFLEECGLGACDIAKLCTYAPWLLSTKLERLQAMVACAEGIGVPRGSGMFRQALQVAFYGEEKITAKVDHLKNMFRWSDAEVRIAVCKAPMVLTLSKDLLQRKSEFLVSEVGLEPAYIAHRLTLLTYSLEGRLRPRYYAVKFLKENGLLDHGRDYYAAVVLREKVFMEKFICPHKKAAPQLAKDYAAACRGEVPARFRFT, encoded by the exons ATGAATCTGGTCTGGGCGTTTGGGATTGGTGAT CCCGCCTCTCCCGTCTCCCAGCTCCGCCGCCTCATCTCTGCCGCCGCGCCCGTCGTCTCCCCGAACCCTAGCTTCGCGGTGGAGAACTACCTCGTCGACACCTGCGGCCTCACCGGGGCCCAGGCACTCAAGGCCTCCGCCAAGCTCAACTACCTCAGGTCCCCCTCTAATCCCGACGCCGTCCTCGCCTTCCTCGTCGGCCTCGGCCTCTCCAGCGCTCacgtcgccgccctcgtcgccaAGGACCCCAAGTTCCTCTGCGCCGGCGTGGAGAGGACCCTGGCCCCCGTCGTCCTCGGGCTCACCGGCCTCGGTCTCTCGCATCCTGAGATCGCGCGCCTCGTCTCGCTCGGCGGCGCCCAGTTCCGTTGTAGATCTATCGTCTCCAGCCTACAGTACTACCTGCACCTCTTCGGCTCCGCCGAGAAGCTCTTCCGGGCGCTCAAGTACGGCTCCTGCCTTCTCTCGTCCGACCTTGAGCTTGTGATCAAGCCCAACGTCGCGTTCCTGGAGGAGTGCGGGCTCGGCGCTTGCGATATTGCCAAGCTGTGCACCTACGCGCCATGGTTGCTTAGCACCAAGCTGGAGCGTCTCCAGGCAATGGTCGCATGCGCCGAAGGCATAGGCGTGCCTCGGGGCTCCGGGATGTTCAGGCAAGCGCTGCAGGTCGCATTCTACGGcgaggagaagatcacagccaaagTGGACCACTTGAAGAACATGTTCAGGTGGTCGGATGCTGAGGTGCGCATTGCTGTTTGCAAAGCTCCAATGGTGCTGACGTTGTCCAAGGACCTGCTGCAGAGGAAGTCAGAGTTCCTGGTCTCTGAAGTTGGGTTGGAACCGGCATACATTGCTCATCGGTTGACATTGCTCACTTACAGCCTAGAGGGCCGGCTAAGGCCCCGGTACTATGCTGTAAAGTTTCTTAAGGAAAATGGATTGCTAGATCATGGACGAGACTACTATGCTGCAGTTGTGCTGCGCGAGAAGGTATTCATGGAGAAGTTCATATGCCCTCACAAGAAAGCTGCACCGCAACTCGCCAAAGACTATGCAGCAGCTTGCAGAGGGGAAGTGCCGGCTAGATTCAGATTTACATGA
- the LOC119329198 gene encoding potassium channel KOR1-like isoform X1 yields MARGARSRRTPAGEEDAEKEYEVDVEPDRWKSSSSRNSRLELMGRLPPLRRLSRIPGAADADAGGGFLRGLVIHPDNKLYRSWTRFIVGWAVYSSFLTPFEFGFFRGLPKKLFFLDIVGQVAFLVDIVLKFLVAYRDPDTYRIVYNPNSIALRYCKSSFIFDLLGCFPWDAIYKASGHKEELRYLLWIRLTRVLKVREFFTELEKDIRVNYLFTRIVKLIVVELYCTHTAACIFYYLATTLPESMEGYTWIGSLQLGDYSYSHFREIDLATRYVTSMYFAIVTMATVGYGDIHAINVREMIFVMIYVSFDMVLGAYLIGNMTAMIVKGSATERFRDKMKEVIRYMNRNRLGKDIREQIKGHLRLQYESSCTEASVLRDIPVSIRAKISQTLYMPYIERTPLFKGCSEEFLQQIVIRLQEEFFLPEEVILEQGSAVDQLYFVCQGALEGAAVGEDGQETILMLEQGNSFGEIAILCNIPQPYTVRVCELCRLLRLDKESFAHILEIYFTDGRKLLSNLTESDEYGKRVKHIESDITFHIGKQEEELTLRVNNAAFYGDLHQLTGLIRAGANPKNSDYDGRSPLHLAASRGYEDIVQFLIHQGADINLTADKFGNTPLLEAVRQGHDRVATLLFSKGAKLNLENAGSHLCIAVSKGDSDFIRGALAYGADPNSKDYDHRNPLHIAAAEGLYIMAKLLVEAGASVLATDRRGTTPLDEGHKSGSKPLIMLLEQAKADELSKFPTRGEEVRDKMHTRRCSVFPYHPWDTDAKRKEGVMLWIPHTINELIGSAQEKLGLSSSCMRLLCQDGATVQDVDMVNDGQKLYLVGDKDMGDSE; encoded by the exons ATGGCGAGGGGGGCGAGGTCGAGGAGGACGCCGGCGGGGGAGGAGGACGCGGAGAAGGAGTACGAGGTGGACGTGGAGCCCGACCGGTGGAAGTCGTCGTCGTCGCGGAACAGCCGGCTCGAGCTCATGGGCCGCCTCCCCCCGCTCCGCCGCCTAAGCCGCATCCCGGGAGCCGCAGACGCCGACGCCGGGGGCGGGTTCCTCCGCGGCCTCGTCATCCACCCCGACAACAA GTTGTACCGGTCATGGACTAGGTTCATAGTGGGTTGGGCAGTGTACAGTTCCTTCCTTACACCCTTCGAATTTGGATTCTTCAGGGGACTCCCTAAGAAATTGTTCTTCTTGGACATAGTTGGTCAGGTTGCCTTCCTTGTTGATATTGTCCTGAAGTTTCTTGTGGCCTACCGTGACCCTGACACATACCGCATCGTATACAATCCAAACTCTATAGCCCTCCG GTATTGCAAATCAAGcttcatttttgatctccttggttGCTTTCCATGGGATGCTATCTACAAG GCTTCTGGCCATAAAGAAGAACTGAGATACCTACTATGGATTCGCTTAACACGAGTGCTGAAGGTCAGGGAATTCTTCACAGAATTGGAAAAGGACATCCGTGTGAATTACCTGTTCACAAGAATAGTAAAACTCATAGTTGTGGAGCTCTATTGTACACACACAGCAGCTTGTATCTTCTATTACCTGGCAACAACACTTCCTGAATCAATGGAGGGATATACATGGATCGGGAGCTTGCAGCTAGGAGACTATAGCTATTCCCATTTCAGGGAGATTGATCTTGCCACGCGTTATGTTACATCAATGTACTTTGCCATTGTCACCATGGCAACTGTTG GCTACGGTGACATTCATGCTATAAATGTTAGGGAAATGATATTTGTCATGATTTATGTTTCCTTTGATATGGTTCTTGGTGCTTACCTTATCGGTAACATGACTGCAATGATTGTGAAAGGCTCGGCAACCGAGCGATTCAGGGATAAAATGAAAGAAGTTATCAGGTATATGAACAGAAATAGACTTGGAAAGGACATCAGAGAACAGATCAAGGGGCATTTGAGGTTGCAGTATGAGAGCAGCTGCACTGAAGCCTCTGTACTTCGGGACATTCCTGTTTCTATTCGTGCAAAG ATTTCTCAAACACTGTACATGCCATACATTGAAAGGACTCCATTGTTCAAAGGATGTTCGGAAGAATTCCTTCAACAGATT GTGATTAGGCTgcaagaagagttcttcttaccAGAAGAAGTTATTTTGGAGCAAGGGAGTGCGGTTGACCAGTTATACTTTGTCTGTCAGGGTGCACTG GAAGGTGCTGCCGTTGGCGAAGATGGTCAAGAGACTATTCTTATGTTGGAGCAAGGGAATTCTTTTGGAGAAATTGCTATTCTCTGCAACATTCCACAGCCCTACACTGTTCGTGTTTGCGAACTTTGCAGGCTCTTACGGTTGGATAAAGAATCCTTCGCGCACATATTGGAGATTTATTTCACTGATGGAAGAAAACTTTTGAGCAATCTTACCGAG AGCGATGAATACGGCAAACGGGTTAAACACATAGAATCAGATATCACTTTCCATATAGGAAAGCAAGAGGAAGAGCTTACCTTAAGAGTTAATAACGCCGCTTTTTATGGCGACCTTCATCAGTTGACTGGCTTAATCCGGGCTGGAGCCAATCCAAAGAATAGTGATTATGATGGGCGGTCTCCTTTG CATCTTGCAGCTTCCAGAGGGTATGAAGATATTGTGCAGTTCCTTATCCATCAAGGGGCTGATATCAATCTGACTG CAGATAAATTTGGGAACACGCCCTTACTAGAGGCGGTGAGGCAGGGGCATGATAGAGTGGCCACATTACTCTTCAGCAAAGGAGCCAAGCTGAACCTCGAGAATGCCGGTAGCCATCTCTGCATAGCAGTATCGAAGGGAGACTCTGATTTCATTCGGGGGGCTCTAGCTTATGGTGCTGACCCAAACTCGAAAGACTACGACCACCGCAATCCTCTCCACATAGCTGCTGCAGAGGGCTTGTATATTATGGCGAAGTTGCTGGTAGAAGCTGGCGCAAGTGTGCTTGCAACAGACAG ACGCGGTACTACTCCTCTGGATGAAGGACACAAGTCCGGGAGTAAGCCACTTATAATGCTGCTTGAACAGGCGAAAGCCGACGAGCTCTCCAAGTTCCCCACACGAGGCGAAGAAGTGAGAG ATAAGATGCATACACGACGATGCTCCGTGTTCCCTTACCATCCATGGGATACTGATGCCAAGCGAAAGGAGGGGGTGATGTTGTGGATTCCTCACACTATCAATGAACTCATCGGGTCAGCCCAGGAGAAGCTGGGTTTGTCCAGCTCATGCATGCGCTTGCTCTGTCAGGATGGCGCGACGGTCCAGGATGTGGACATGGTCAATGACGGGCAGAAGCTCTATCTGGTTGGAGACAAGGACATGGGTGACAGCGAGTAG
- the LOC119329198 gene encoding potassium channel KOR1-like isoform X2, translated as MARGARSRRTPAGEEDAEKEYEVDVEPDRWKSSSSRNSRLELMGRLPPLRRLSRIPGAADADAGGGFLRGLVIHPDNKLYRSWTRFIVGWAVYSSFLTPFEFGFFRGLPKKLFFLDIVGQVAFLVDIVLKFLVAYRDPDTYRIVYNPNSIALRYCKSSFIFDLLGCFPWDAIYKASGHKEELRYLLWIRLTRVLKVREFFTELEKDIRVNYLFTRIVKLIVVELYCTHTAACIFYYLATTLPESMEGYTWIGSLQLGDYSYSHFREIDLATRYVTSMYFAIVTMATVGYGDIHAINVREMIFVMIYVSFDMVLGAYLIGNMTAMIVKGSATERFRDKMKEVIRYMNRNRLGKDIREQIKGHLRLQYESSCTEASVLRDIPVSIRAKISQTLYMPYIERTPLFKGCSEEFLQQIVIRLQEEFFLPEEVILEQGSAVDQLYFVCQGALEGAAVGEDGQETILMLEQGNSFGEIAILCNIPQPYTVRVCELCRLLRLDKESFAHILEIYFTDGRKLLSNLTESDEYGKRVKHIESDITFHIGKQEEELTLRVNNAAFYGDLHQLTGLIRAGANPKNSDYDGRSPLHLAASRGYEDIVQFLIHQGADINLTDKFGNTPLLEAVRQGHDRVATLLFSKGAKLNLENAGSHLCIAVSKGDSDFIRGALAYGADPNSKDYDHRNPLHIAAAEGLYIMAKLLVEAGASVLATDRRGTTPLDEGHKSGSKPLIMLLEQAKADELSKFPTRGEEVRDKMHTRRCSVFPYHPWDTDAKRKEGVMLWIPHTINELIGSAQEKLGLSSSCMRLLCQDGATVQDVDMVNDGQKLYLVGDKDMGDSE; from the exons ATGGCGAGGGGGGCGAGGTCGAGGAGGACGCCGGCGGGGGAGGAGGACGCGGAGAAGGAGTACGAGGTGGACGTGGAGCCCGACCGGTGGAAGTCGTCGTCGTCGCGGAACAGCCGGCTCGAGCTCATGGGCCGCCTCCCCCCGCTCCGCCGCCTAAGCCGCATCCCGGGAGCCGCAGACGCCGACGCCGGGGGCGGGTTCCTCCGCGGCCTCGTCATCCACCCCGACAACAA GTTGTACCGGTCATGGACTAGGTTCATAGTGGGTTGGGCAGTGTACAGTTCCTTCCTTACACCCTTCGAATTTGGATTCTTCAGGGGACTCCCTAAGAAATTGTTCTTCTTGGACATAGTTGGTCAGGTTGCCTTCCTTGTTGATATTGTCCTGAAGTTTCTTGTGGCCTACCGTGACCCTGACACATACCGCATCGTATACAATCCAAACTCTATAGCCCTCCG GTATTGCAAATCAAGcttcatttttgatctccttggttGCTTTCCATGGGATGCTATCTACAAG GCTTCTGGCCATAAAGAAGAACTGAGATACCTACTATGGATTCGCTTAACACGAGTGCTGAAGGTCAGGGAATTCTTCACAGAATTGGAAAAGGACATCCGTGTGAATTACCTGTTCACAAGAATAGTAAAACTCATAGTTGTGGAGCTCTATTGTACACACACAGCAGCTTGTATCTTCTATTACCTGGCAACAACACTTCCTGAATCAATGGAGGGATATACATGGATCGGGAGCTTGCAGCTAGGAGACTATAGCTATTCCCATTTCAGGGAGATTGATCTTGCCACGCGTTATGTTACATCAATGTACTTTGCCATTGTCACCATGGCAACTGTTG GCTACGGTGACATTCATGCTATAAATGTTAGGGAAATGATATTTGTCATGATTTATGTTTCCTTTGATATGGTTCTTGGTGCTTACCTTATCGGTAACATGACTGCAATGATTGTGAAAGGCTCGGCAACCGAGCGATTCAGGGATAAAATGAAAGAAGTTATCAGGTATATGAACAGAAATAGACTTGGAAAGGACATCAGAGAACAGATCAAGGGGCATTTGAGGTTGCAGTATGAGAGCAGCTGCACTGAAGCCTCTGTACTTCGGGACATTCCTGTTTCTATTCGTGCAAAG ATTTCTCAAACACTGTACATGCCATACATTGAAAGGACTCCATTGTTCAAAGGATGTTCGGAAGAATTCCTTCAACAGATT GTGATTAGGCTgcaagaagagttcttcttaccAGAAGAAGTTATTTTGGAGCAAGGGAGTGCGGTTGACCAGTTATACTTTGTCTGTCAGGGTGCACTG GAAGGTGCTGCCGTTGGCGAAGATGGTCAAGAGACTATTCTTATGTTGGAGCAAGGGAATTCTTTTGGAGAAATTGCTATTCTCTGCAACATTCCACAGCCCTACACTGTTCGTGTTTGCGAACTTTGCAGGCTCTTACGGTTGGATAAAGAATCCTTCGCGCACATATTGGAGATTTATTTCACTGATGGAAGAAAACTTTTGAGCAATCTTACCGAG AGCGATGAATACGGCAAACGGGTTAAACACATAGAATCAGATATCACTTTCCATATAGGAAAGCAAGAGGAAGAGCTTACCTTAAGAGTTAATAACGCCGCTTTTTATGGCGACCTTCATCAGTTGACTGGCTTAATCCGGGCTGGAGCCAATCCAAAGAATAGTGATTATGATGGGCGGTCTCCTTTG CATCTTGCAGCTTCCAGAGGGTATGAAGATATTGTGCAGTTCCTTATCCATCAAGGGGCTGATATCAATCTGACTG ATAAATTTGGGAACACGCCCTTACTAGAGGCGGTGAGGCAGGGGCATGATAGAGTGGCCACATTACTCTTCAGCAAAGGAGCCAAGCTGAACCTCGAGAATGCCGGTAGCCATCTCTGCATAGCAGTATCGAAGGGAGACTCTGATTTCATTCGGGGGGCTCTAGCTTATGGTGCTGACCCAAACTCGAAAGACTACGACCACCGCAATCCTCTCCACATAGCTGCTGCAGAGGGCTTGTATATTATGGCGAAGTTGCTGGTAGAAGCTGGCGCAAGTGTGCTTGCAACAGACAG ACGCGGTACTACTCCTCTGGATGAAGGACACAAGTCCGGGAGTAAGCCACTTATAATGCTGCTTGAACAGGCGAAAGCCGACGAGCTCTCCAAGTTCCCCACACGAGGCGAAGAAGTGAGAG ATAAGATGCATACACGACGATGCTCCGTGTTCCCTTACCATCCATGGGATACTGATGCCAAGCGAAAGGAGGGGGTGATGTTGTGGATTCCTCACACTATCAATGAACTCATCGGGTCAGCCCAGGAGAAGCTGGGTTTGTCCAGCTCATGCATGCGCTTGCTCTGTCAGGATGGCGCGACGGTCCAGGATGTGGACATGGTCAATGACGGGCAGAAGCTCTATCTGGTTGGAGACAAGGACATGGGTGACAGCGAGTAG
- the LOC119329198 gene encoding potassium channel KOR1-like isoform X3, producing the protein MARGARSRRTPAGEEDAEKEYEVDVEPDRWKSSSSRNSRLELMGRLPPLRRLSRIPGAADADAGGGFLRGLVIHPDNKLYRSWTRFIVGWAVYSSFLTPFEFGFFRGLPKKLFFLDIVGQVAFLVDIVLKFLVAYRDPDTYRIVYNPNSIALRYCKSSFIFDLLGCFPWDAIYKASGHKEELRYLLWIRLTRVLKVREFFTELEKDIRVNYLFTRIVKLIVVELYCTHTAACIFYYLATTLPESMEGYTWIGSLQLGDYSYSHFREIDLATRYVTSMYFAIVTMATVGYGDIHAINVREMIFVMIYVSFDMVLGAYLIGNMTAMIVKGSATERFRDKMKEVIRYMNRNRLGKDIREQIKGHLRLQYESSCTEASVLRDIPVSIRAKISQTLYMPYIERTPLFKGCSEEFLQQIVIRLQEEFFLPEEVILEQGSAVDQLYFVCQGALEGAAVGEDGQETILMLEQGNSFGEIAILCNIPQPYTVRVCELCRLLRLDKESFAHILEIYFTDGRKLLSNLTESDEYGKRVKHIESDITFHIGKQEEELTLRVNNAAFYGDLHQLTGLIRAGANPKNSDYDGRSPLHLAASRGYEDIVQFLIHQGADINLTADKFGNTPLLEAVRQGHDRVATLLFSKGAKLNLENAGSHLCIAVSKGDSDFIRGALAYGADPNSKDYDHRNPLHIAAAEGLYIMAKLLVEAGASVLATDRHA; encoded by the exons ATGGCGAGGGGGGCGAGGTCGAGGAGGACGCCGGCGGGGGAGGAGGACGCGGAGAAGGAGTACGAGGTGGACGTGGAGCCCGACCGGTGGAAGTCGTCGTCGTCGCGGAACAGCCGGCTCGAGCTCATGGGCCGCCTCCCCCCGCTCCGCCGCCTAAGCCGCATCCCGGGAGCCGCAGACGCCGACGCCGGGGGCGGGTTCCTCCGCGGCCTCGTCATCCACCCCGACAACAA GTTGTACCGGTCATGGACTAGGTTCATAGTGGGTTGGGCAGTGTACAGTTCCTTCCTTACACCCTTCGAATTTGGATTCTTCAGGGGACTCCCTAAGAAATTGTTCTTCTTGGACATAGTTGGTCAGGTTGCCTTCCTTGTTGATATTGTCCTGAAGTTTCTTGTGGCCTACCGTGACCCTGACACATACCGCATCGTATACAATCCAAACTCTATAGCCCTCCG GTATTGCAAATCAAGcttcatttttgatctccttggttGCTTTCCATGGGATGCTATCTACAAG GCTTCTGGCCATAAAGAAGAACTGAGATACCTACTATGGATTCGCTTAACACGAGTGCTGAAGGTCAGGGAATTCTTCACAGAATTGGAAAAGGACATCCGTGTGAATTACCTGTTCACAAGAATAGTAAAACTCATAGTTGTGGAGCTCTATTGTACACACACAGCAGCTTGTATCTTCTATTACCTGGCAACAACACTTCCTGAATCAATGGAGGGATATACATGGATCGGGAGCTTGCAGCTAGGAGACTATAGCTATTCCCATTTCAGGGAGATTGATCTTGCCACGCGTTATGTTACATCAATGTACTTTGCCATTGTCACCATGGCAACTGTTG GCTACGGTGACATTCATGCTATAAATGTTAGGGAAATGATATTTGTCATGATTTATGTTTCCTTTGATATGGTTCTTGGTGCTTACCTTATCGGTAACATGACTGCAATGATTGTGAAAGGCTCGGCAACCGAGCGATTCAGGGATAAAATGAAAGAAGTTATCAGGTATATGAACAGAAATAGACTTGGAAAGGACATCAGAGAACAGATCAAGGGGCATTTGAGGTTGCAGTATGAGAGCAGCTGCACTGAAGCCTCTGTACTTCGGGACATTCCTGTTTCTATTCGTGCAAAG ATTTCTCAAACACTGTACATGCCATACATTGAAAGGACTCCATTGTTCAAAGGATGTTCGGAAGAATTCCTTCAACAGATT GTGATTAGGCTgcaagaagagttcttcttaccAGAAGAAGTTATTTTGGAGCAAGGGAGTGCGGTTGACCAGTTATACTTTGTCTGTCAGGGTGCACTG GAAGGTGCTGCCGTTGGCGAAGATGGTCAAGAGACTATTCTTATGTTGGAGCAAGGGAATTCTTTTGGAGAAATTGCTATTCTCTGCAACATTCCACAGCCCTACACTGTTCGTGTTTGCGAACTTTGCAGGCTCTTACGGTTGGATAAAGAATCCTTCGCGCACATATTGGAGATTTATTTCACTGATGGAAGAAAACTTTTGAGCAATCTTACCGAG AGCGATGAATACGGCAAACGGGTTAAACACATAGAATCAGATATCACTTTCCATATAGGAAAGCAAGAGGAAGAGCTTACCTTAAGAGTTAATAACGCCGCTTTTTATGGCGACCTTCATCAGTTGACTGGCTTAATCCGGGCTGGAGCCAATCCAAAGAATAGTGATTATGATGGGCGGTCTCCTTTG CATCTTGCAGCTTCCAGAGGGTATGAAGATATTGTGCAGTTCCTTATCCATCAAGGGGCTGATATCAATCTGACTG CAGATAAATTTGGGAACACGCCCTTACTAGAGGCGGTGAGGCAGGGGCATGATAGAGTGGCCACATTACTCTTCAGCAAAGGAGCCAAGCTGAACCTCGAGAATGCCGGTAGCCATCTCTGCATAGCAGTATCGAAGGGAGACTCTGATTTCATTCGGGGGGCTCTAGCTTATGGTGCTGACCCAAACTCGAAAGACTACGACCACCGCAATCCTCTCCACATAGCTGCTGCAGAGGGCTTGTATATTATGGCGAAGTTGCTGGTAGAAGCTGGCGCAAGTGTGCTTGCAACAGACAG GCATGCTTGA
- the LOC119329487 gene encoding potassium channel KOR1-like, with amino-acid sequence MGRLGSKRRVGEETEMEVVEEEEKEYEVEEVRDRLQSSRNSRLALFGSDLRLGPRRRRPPRRPAVDGEDGFFHDHIILPDNKWYLLWTKFILVWAVYSSFFTPFEFGFFRGLPDKLFVLDIVGQIAFLIDIVLKFFVAYRDPDTYRIVRNPTSIALRYCKSSFIFDLLGCFPWDIIYKACGSKEEVRYLLWIRLTRALKVTEFFRDLEKDIRVNYLFTRIVKLIVVEIYCTHTAACIFYYLATTLPESMEGNTWIGSLKLGEYSYDHFRELDLIKLYTTSLYFAIVTMATVGYGDIHAVNVREMIFVMIYVSFDMILGAYLIGNMTALIVKGSRTERFRDKMKEVIRYMNRNKLGKEIREQIKGHLRLQYESSYTEASVLQDIPISIRAKISQTLYKPYVESTPLFKGCSAEFIQQIVIRLQEEFFLPGEVILEQGSAVDQIYFVCHGALEGVGIGEDGQEETILMLEPESSFGEIAILCNIPQPYSVRVCELCRLLRLDKQSFTNILEIYFVDGRKILSNLTDNNEYGGRVKQIESDITFHIGKQEAELTLRVNSAAFYGDLNQLKGLIRAGADPKNTDYDGRSPLHLAASKGYEDVAQFLIHEGADIDLADKFGNTPLLEAVKQGHDRVAALLFGRGAKLNLENAGSHLCMAVSKGDSDFVRRALAYGADPDSKDYDHRSPLHIAAADGLYMMAKMLVDAGASVFATDRWGTTPLDEGRKSGSKPLMMLLEQAKADELSKFPARGEEVRDRMHPRRCSVFPNHPWDDGAGRREGVTLWIPHTIDGLIRSAQEKLGLSGSGLRLLGEDGARVQEVDMVHDGQKLYLVGGDDRTGQSE; translated from the exons ATGGGCAGGCTGGGGTCGAAGAGGAGGGTGGGGGAGGAGACGGAGATGGAGGtggtcgaggaggaggagaaggagtacgaggtGGAGGAGGTGCGCGACCGGCTCCAGTCGTCGCGGAACAGCCGGCTGGCGCTCTTCGGCTCCGACCTCCGGCTCGGCCCGCGCCGCcggcgcccccctcgccgccccgccgtcgaCGGCGAGGACGGGTTCTTCCACGACCACATCATCCTCCCCGACAACAA GTGGTATCTGCTATGGACCAAGTTCATACTGGTTTGGGCGGTGTACAGTTCGTTCTTTACGCCCTTCGAATTCGGCTTCTTCCGGGGCCTCCCCGACAAACTGTTCGTCTTGGACATAGTTGGGCAGATTGCCTTCCTCATTGATATTGTTCTCAAGTTTTTTGTGGCCTACCGCGACCCCGACACGTACCGCATCGTACGCAATCCGACCTCTATTGCCCTCCG GTACTGCAAATCAAGcttcatttttgatctccttggttGCTTCCCATGGGATATTATCTACAAG GCTTGCGGCAGTAAAGAAGAAGTAAGATACCTATTGTGGATCCGTTTAACACGAGCTCTGAAGGTAACAGAGTTCTTCAGGGATCTGGAAAAGGATATCCGCGTGAATTATCTGTTCACAAGAATAGTGAAACTCATAGTTGTGGAGATCTACTGCACACACACAGCAGCCTGTATCTTCTATTACCTGGCCACAACGCTACCCGAGTCAATGGAAGGAAATACATGGATAGGGAGTTTGAAGTTGGGGGAGTACAGCTATGATCATTTCAGGGAGCTTGATCTTATCAAGCTTTATACCACCTCACTGTACTTTGCAATCGTCACAATGGCGACTGTTG GTTATGGTGACATTCATGCTGTAAATGTCAGGGAAATGATATTTGTCATGATCTATGTCTCCTTTGATATGATTCTTGGCGCTTACCTCATCGGTAACATGACTGCGCTTATCGTCAAAGGCTCGAGAACCGAGCGATTCAGGGACAAAATGAAAGAAGTCATCAGGTATATGAACAGGAATAAACTTGGGAAAGAGATAAGGGAACAGATCAAGGGGCATCTGAGGTTGCAGTATGAGAGCAGCTACACTGAAGCTTCTGTACTTCAGGATATCCCTATTTCAATTCGTGCAAAG ATTTCTCAAACACTGTATAAGCCATATGTTGAAAGCACTCCACTGTTCAAAGGCTGCTCAGCAGAATTCATTCAACAGATT GTCATCAGACTCCAAGAAGAGTTCTTCCTACCAGGAGAGGTTATTTTGGAGCAAGGCAGTGCAGTTGATCAGATATACTTTGTCTGTCACGGTGCGCTG GAAGGTGTTGGCATCGGCGAAGACGGTCAAGAGGAGACTATTTTGATGTTGGAGCCTGAGAGTTCTTTCGGAGAAATCGCTATCCTTTGCAACATCCCACAGCCATACAGTGTTCGTGTTTGTGAACTTTGCAGGCTCTTGCGGCTCGATAAGCAGTCATTCACAAACATACTGGAGATCTACTTTGTCGACGGAAGGAAAATTTTGAGCAACCTCACTGAT AACAATGAATATGGCGGACGAGTCAAACAAATAGAATCAGATATCACATTCCACATAGGGAAGCAAGAGGCAGAGCTGACCTTGAGAGTAAACAGTGCTGCCTTTTACGGTGACCTTAATCAGCTCAAGGGTTTAATCCGGGCAGGAGCCGATCCAAAGAATACCGATTATGACGGGCGGTCTCCTTTG CATCTTGCAGCTTCCAAAGGGTACGAAGACGTTGCGCAGTTCCTCATCCACGAAGGGGCTGATATCGATCTTGCCG ACAAATTTGGGAACACGCCACTGCTGGAGGCAGTGAAGCAGGGGCATGACCGGGTGGCCGCGCTGCTCTTCGGCAGAGGAGCCAAGCTGAACCTCGAGAACGCCGGCAGCCACCTCTGCATGGCGGTGTCGAAGGGGGACTCCGACTTCGTTCGGAGGGCTCTAGCCTACGGCGCTGACCCAGACTCGAAGGACTACGACCACCGCAGTCCTCTCCACATAGCCGCCGCAGATGGCCTGTACATGATGGCCAAGATGCTGGTAGACGCAGGCGCAAGCGTGTTCGCAACCGACAG GTGGGGCACTACGCCACTGGACGAAGGGCGAAAGTCGGGTAGCAAGCCGCTGATGATGCTGCTGGAGCAGGCGAAAGCCGACGAGCTGTCCAAGTTCCCCGCCCGCGGTGAAGAAGTGAGAG ATAGAATGCACCCGCGACGATGCTCCGTGTTCCCCAACCATCCGTGGGACGATGGCGCCGGGCGCAGAGAGGGGGTGACGCTGTGGATCCCACACACGATCGACGGGCTCATCAGGTCGGCGCAGGAGAAGCTGGGCTTGTCCGGCTCAGGCCTGCGCCTGCTCGGCGAGGACGGCGCGAGGGTGCAGGAGGTTGACATGGTCCATGATGGCCAGAAGCTCTATCTGGTCGGAGGCGATGACCGCACGGGGCAGAGCGAGTAG